In Cinclus cinclus chromosome 1, bCinCin1.1, whole genome shotgun sequence, the sequence GATATCTTGGGGCAGATTGTGTATTTTTCGGTTTGTAGTTAATATCTCTTGTTTGGAGTAGTAATACTAAAGAATTCAAATAGCACTACATTGTCTGAGCAGTATCCTTGTCTTTATATTCATCTGTCAATTTTTGCCTGGTCAGATCCCAGTTCCCAATAAAACAGCCATAATTATTTGTGTTAATGGCAGACACAAAATTAGGGAGAGAATGTTAAGGTATCCTTAAAGGCATCCCTGACCTGGGGAGTCCTTTCCATTAAACTGAGACATTGTTAAGAGACTGTCTGCTTTTGGACATTATAGTGCATTAATATGGAAATATTACTTCCCAGTTGCCATGGGCTTAGCTGGATAAATGACAGCAGCTTTACCAAAGCTTTAGACACTCCAGGACCTGTATTTTTATCATGGGGATGCAAAGGACCTGGGCTTGGCTGTGTCACTTTTATCTCAACACCCCAGGAGACACTGCTAATGTCCCTTATCTCCTTGGGGAGGGTTCTTTAAGCAGCACCTACTCTAAGTAGTCACTAAAAGGTTCAACATGATGGCTTCTGTAGAGTTTCTCAATTCCAgtggatttgtgttttactaAGATAGCGTTTATGTGTTTTTTGAATATGACACATTTATGAGACATTGAGTCTGGAGTACTTCAGCCCcaaaaaaggaaattcttaATATAGGAATTATCCCTTTACATTCTAAATTGCTGTGGTATGCATACAGTTTATGAAAAgtgtaaaataatttctcatccCTTGGATTTACTTACCTTTTATTCAGCCTTTATAATGAAATATTGCTGAAATGAGGCTCAGAGGTGGCCTGGGATGACAAATATTAGAGATAATGGAAAGGACAATTTCAAGATCTGGTAATACCTGGGAAATCCTTGGAGCACCCTGCCAGCAAACAAAGTCCAGCCCAAATGGTCCAGATACCATCTGTATATTGTGTCCAGGCCATAATCTGGTGAAATCCAATGCTAAAACATCAAAGTGCTGcttttacagaaacatttttattgttaaTACCTGCCAAGTACTTAACACTTCCTCTTTGTACAGTGATTACTTGCCTTGTGATCTTTCAGTCCCTGATGAGTGCTTGCATTTCAGGCTGGGCTGTGGATTCTTTCCTGAAAAAGAAGTTTTGTAGTAGTCAGTGATGATGAGTGTGGGTATACATACCAGTAGATACGTTCTCCATTCCTCTGCAAGGaattggctgctgctgcttttttcaaCTTAGTATTATTTTTCActattatttttagtatttttttatttggcaTTGTTTCTTGTACATTTTCCAGTTTCTTGTGAGTTGCATTggttcttttaattcttttttaattcatgTGGTGTCTTTAATTGGTGGTAATTAAAAATGTGCTGAAACTAATTCTACTGTGATTTGTTCCAGTGGAGGTCCAAAGTCACTAACTTCAATAAGCATGAAGCTGCTGTCTGGGGACATTAATATCCTACTCCTGTATGTTGTTCTGAGATCCCAGTGTGTGACAGACATTCTGTGTCTACATTGGCCTTATTACAGTGCTACAGAATGTTCCCAGAAACTTGAACCTGAATCTAGTGCTTCTAAATTGTTGGAACAGACCCTGGCACAGTTTGGGCATGTTCATTTCTCCAGAGATTTAATATGCTGTTTTTGGAATGTGCCTATTTCCAGACCTTTGCACCGATCTTGCTGAAGCTGAGACaccttcttcctttccctccatCAAAATAAAGAAGTCAAGTTTAGAAAGTTGAGAATACCTGCTGTTGGAACTCTAAATATGTTGTGTTTCTTAAATCAATTAAATTAATACTGTTTCTGATGTTATCAGAAAGGTTTATGTGACATTTTGACATTGATTTCAGGTACAAGCACTTGAAAACAACAGTTTGAAGGCTAAGTAGCAATTGGTGTTCCCCCAAcaattatattttctattttacgCTGAATCTGTTGAATAATATTATTGTGCTTTAGGAAATGAACAGTGATAAACTGTTCAGCAGTACATGCATGGAGTACAAGAAGGTACAGCTGTTCATCCAAACATaggtgggatttttgttttttaccagCAGTCCACATTTtaattcagctgtttttttaAGGGTGCTAAATTTTAACAGCTAGCATGATGTGGAAATACTTTGATCCTTCTGTTAGCTAAACAGATCTGTGGATGGATATAATATACTTTACATCTTGCTGCTctgatttgcctttttttttccttgtaggCTTCAGAAGCTTCCAAAATACCTACTTTTAGAAAATGTTAAAGGATTTGAATCCTCTTCTGCAAGGTAAACTAATTAATACATGCAAGCTTTAGTTTTCAAAAAGGATATATTATTtagaaggagaaggaatttaTTCTTTAGaagggatttttatttcctaGAATTGGAGTTAGCAAAATAGCTTGAGATGGGACAGGAATTAAAATCTTAGGTCGTGAAAAGAACTTGCTAGGTAACTGGTTATGTCTCTaagcatataaaaatacatcagtgttttatttttaagttcatTTGATGAgtatttgatttgatttgatgaTCATATTTTCTTTAGGAAAGATCGGAATTAGTTTTCCAAGAAAAGTCACAATAGGTGTAACACTCAGGTTTCAGAGGCTTACTGAGGACAGGATCCCATTGTATCTTGTGTTATGGTCACAGAACAGTCTAGGAGCTTTCTTGAGTACTTTTGTTGATAGTAGATTATCCCTGGTTCAGGGCTGCCATCAAATGGTCCAGACATACAGTAAGAAGGATGTATTTAGTCTTGGTCTGAAATGTGGAAGAGGAGAAGTGTCATCACAGTTACCTAATGATAGCAGGAACACTCCTCTCTTGTGACCAGAGCAGGAGAAAGTGAGTTGCAATCTTCATTCTCAGTTGCATTCTTCATTCTCACTGGAATAGAGCCGGATCTTTCTGTGCACTCCTTAAAGCACCAGCAGTCACCCTTGGATATCATGCTCTTAGTGAATATGGCAGGCATCTGGGAGACCTGCTCAGCTCTCTCACTGGTTCAGTGTTCATGGTCCTCTCTTGTGGACCCTGGGATTCCCTAGGCTGTGCCTTGCTGGCCAGTGCTTGGGACAAGCTGTACTCCAGTGTCCCCTGTTAGGATACTTGTTTTCTCTTACGACACCTGGGTTGCAGTCTCACATACAATGCCAGGTACAGgtcacagctcctgcctcttCTACAGTTCTAGCCTAGTGCAGTCTGCATGGAATacagaagaaaagtatttttaagattatttcCCATACAGtcttttttcattgtttgtAAAGCACAGTCCCACCTCACTTTTATAACCAAagccactgatttttttcatccctCGATTTAGCCTTTTTGTTAGGCTTGTCTGGTGCTGTGTATGTGAGATGAAGGAAGTAGTGAGCTATTTTTAGTAGTTTTAATCTCCTGTTTTATGATTCCAAATAAAGACAGTATCTTGTCCTCTGATTACTTTACTTGTTGACATACTACAATTTCTCTCCTAGAGATGGGATGTTTTTTGAAGAGGCATTTGCACTGTAGTAAGAGTGAGGTGCCTTTGAATGTATAATAGTCTCTAACACTGAACTTCATATGTTGTCTCTCAAATTCAGTAATGGATGACATATCAATAATTTGCTGTCCAAATATTTCATATTCATATTCGTATATGAATGCTTTGGTAAATATGATGCTgaatttaatctgtttttatttaggATTTAAAAAGGGGCTAAAGGCTATGTGAAGGGAGTAATTGCTTTTTGATTCCTTTCAGAAATGAACTTTTGCAAACACTAACAACATGTGGATTTAAATATCAGGAATTTCTCTTGTCTCCAACCTGTGTGAGTACTAAAATTGCTCTAATATTATTTAATTGTTCAAAACGCTCTGAGTCCAAGAACATGTGAAAATTCTCTTGTGTATTAGAAAAGAGAGTCATGCCCAAAGCTGAAGAATCACTTGAATGACAAAATCAACTGACACGATTTCTGATTTCTCATACTGGCATAATTGTATTGATTTTTGTGTTCAGATCCTAGTCCCCTATTGTTTTGCTGccatttgatatttttaagaaGGCATGAATTTGCACTGTAACCAAGAAGGTGGTTTTCCCTGCAGGAGCCTCATTGCTTCAGAAGTGCTGTGCCTCTGgatttcccagcacagaaaatgtGACTGTTTCTTGTGGGAGGAGGAGCTTTGTTTCCATGTTACCCTGGCAACTGAAAAAAGCTAGAGAGATTTCAGATTGTGCAAGACTAACTGGAATCACTGAAGTACCATAAATATTTGAGAGAAGCTAATAGAGTGTAGTTTGAAAACCAGTTGTGGTAGAGTTATTTAATTGTTAAGTGTCTTATAATTCCTTGTTTAAAATGGCAAAGAGAggcttttttacttttaacagAAAACAGGTAGTACTGTCCCAAGAAATCATGAGGCAtgtaaatttttcttcttgcatcGCATACAATTTTTGTTtacattaatattaatttacagAGAAAGTCCAAACTATGACATACAAAGAATAATTGCTCACTTGATTCTTTGGAAGTATCTAGGTATGGAAGTTACAAGTGTGTAGGTGTTATCAACTAATACCTAGAGAATAAAGGAGGAATCCTCTGGAATAAAGGAGGCTTCAGTGTAacctaattgcagccttccagtatctGATGGGAGACTACAAGAAAGACAGAGAGGGACTTTTTGCAAGAGTCcatagtgacaggacaagagggaatggatTCAAACTTAAAGAGTAGTTTCAGATTAGAATCAGGAGGAAGTTCTTTGtgatgaggatggtgaggcactgggtcaggttgctcagagaagttgtggatgccccatccctggaagtgttcaaggccaggttagatggggctctgagtgacctggtctaatggaaagtgtccctgcctacAACAGGGggcttggaactagatgatcttcaaggtcccttccaacacaaaccattttatgaatctctgattctgtgaataCTGGTATGTCTGAAGTCACAAAATATATTAGCATGTCATAGTTTTGTTATTGCGTGTAACGGCAGATAACTTGTATGATGCTATAGACCACTTTTTCTCTACTATCACATGGACTGAAGGCTTCTGAATTTTGATTACAGCTTGGCATTCCCAATTCTAGACTGCGGTATTTTCTAATTGCAAAGCTTCACCAAGAACCATTTCCCTTTCAAGCTCCTGGTCAAGTGAGTCTAATTGTGTTACTTGGATTTGCTTCATTTCATGAAGATTGAGGGTTAAATTTTCAGTTTAGTGATGTGTATTGTTGAATGGAGAAGAAGAATGTATTATTCCAACAGAAAAGTTAAATTCCGTCTCCTTTTTTCAGCCTGGATATTGAACTTTGTAAGGACTGATGTGCATGCCTGTGACTTAAATGGCTTTAAACAGTTGGGAGATGTGTTTTCTAGCCTGATAGTGGGCTAGAAAACAGGCCATATACTGCTACGTTTTTTACACACTTGAAAAAGTCTTTTTGCAAAGGCAATTATTTGAGGCAATTCTGGCATCATTGCCAATAGGTCAACTAATCTTGATGCTACTGCTTTTTAAATCTTCATGAAAATAACATCAAAAGGTTACTTGATTTATTCTGAGCATCTCTGAAGGAATTCTTACTGTCTGTATGGTTGGCTGCCAAGTTGTTtattaaatacagtttttaaattttatttttgttacaaTTTCCTCTTAGATATTGACAAGCTTCCCAGATCAGGATCCAGAAGATTTACTCAAGGAAGAAGTTGCTGGCAAAGTGGGTGAAAACAGTTCTTCTTTGTCCTCTGAAGAGAAGAATCTGGGTCCAAACATTGGTCCAGATTGCAGCAGCAAGAAAAGTTTACCAAAAGAGGCCTTTCTATTTAAGCTTGAAACAGTagaagaaatggaaaggaaacaTAATCAGGATAATGATTCCTCTATTCAAATGCTAAAAGACttcttggaagaagaaaatgaagaaatgagtCAGTATTTCTTACCACCAAAGTCCTTACTGCGCTATGCTTTCTTGTTAGACATTGTTGAACCCACCTGCCGGAGATCCACGTGCTTTACAAAAGGGTAAGTTGCCAAGAAAATGTCTTGCTAAGCATGTCCTGAAATTTTAAGTGTATTTTCTTGCTTGTGTCCTCTAAAACCATAGAGAGGTGTTTCATCAAAAAATCCTAGGCCTTAGAAAGAAATCTCCTTATATAGTGTGCTTGCTGGTCCAGTGGAATGCCTGCGTGAGAAACTGTCTGGCAGAACATCATGTGCCCACTCCAAAAAGGCATTCACAAAAGAGATGCCATTTGTTGTTGACCTTCACAGAAGCCTAATTACCCCTGTGGAAATATGGTTCCAGTAGACTGCTATAGTGCTGATTCATTAATGAATTTCTCTATATTGCTCAATGAAGTTACAAAGTGTCATGCATGACAGATCCATTCCTCATTAAATCTGTCTCCACTGTACATTTTATTGATTTCTTGGATTTTTCAGCTGTGTAGATTAGAATAGCTTCATGAAACCAGTTAGGTTGCTGCGTTACAAATCATATTTGATGGAGCAGAACATTGATGCTTTTCTGTCTACTAGTTTTGTGATTTTTACCTTGCAATTTTAAGTTTTACTTCCAGAAGTTGGTCAGTGTTCTGAAACTCCATGGACCACTGGTGAGAAGCTTTTCCACTGAATGCATTTGTAATAAAACATTCCTTTTGGAGCCTGAAAATTTGTGGGAATTTTTAATACTGATGTATTTTTCTAATTGAATTGTTTTTTAGAATTTGCTGAGTGCTTCAGTAAAATGGTTTGGATGATGAATTAAAGCtaattttaagtgctttttAATTAGTAGAAATTATACTGCTGGACTGACAGAATTCCTGCagattgttttgatttttaactcTAACACAATAAAGAAGAAGAATTTCAAAAGTTTGAAATTTGTGCAATGGGAAAGGCCTTCCCTCAGGTCTCattcatatatatgtatgtgccTTTTCTACCCTTACTCTTCTAAGTTGAGAGGGAGTCAGCATCTCGTGGAATCTCCTTCTTAACTAAATAGTCAAAAAAACACTTAGCCAGAATAGTGTCTGATGTGTCTTACATATGCCTTACGTTTCATCAAAAGTAATTGGCCACTTGTGGTTTCACTGGAATATGTCATAGTAGTTTGTGGTTATGTTTATCAAAATCACACTGAAGGAGGCTCCTGAGTAGTTAATATCAAGTCTCTGTACATGGTGGGAAATCTGACACTAAGGGAATGTGACTCTTACCCCTCTGTTGATATGGAGGTAGTTGTGGTAGTAGTTCTGTCTGATGTGCcatctttgttctgtttttcaagAGCCTTTGGGAAGGAGTGTTGCCAACATGGTTCTCAATGTAATCTTCTCATTTACAGCTGTGCATTAAGGAAGGGTTTATAATTAAATCTCATTAAAGTCACTTTCTGAGGCCAAGAATAAGTCCCTGCTGTGTCTGTTCCAAATGTTCAGTTTTTATGTTTATCTGAAGTATGAGATCCAGGAAATAGACCCCTGAATGGGGTAGAACAGCACTTTACATAGTACAGAGgatccctctgctgctgtgcttgtcTGGTGTCTTTCTTGTAAGCTGCACTGACCACATCAGCTTTGAGAGTGGGAGAAaaatttccctcttttctctttggCTTTCAGGTACTTCTAGCAAGGTTTCTGTGATGGAAATAATCTGGGTATGCCTTCTCTAGTCCTTGCTAATTCAGGGACCTCAAACACTGATAGTTCATCAGTGATTTTTATTATATCAGTATGTTGTTTGAAAAGCTTTGGTGGGGTGTACAGCAAAATGTAATGGCCTGTAATGCATGAGAGATCAAGCAGGTAATTCTGTGTGCCCTTGTGACACTGAATTCCTGGGCACTTAGTGAATGATTGCCGAGTTCCATGAGACTACCAACACCATGGTTTCTCTTTGGAGTATATGGTGACTGAAGTTTTGAAAGGAAATTGACTATTTTAAAGgacagaggaaatgaaaatttgACCTAACTTCTCCAGATATAGTCCTTCTGGACATACTTTAAATTTTTGATATGCTATTGACAAGAGAAGCAATACCTTTCAAAATAGTGCAAATATCAATTACAGAAAAGCTTTCTTGCTTTGTGGAAGTTGACACAatatacacagaaaaaatacatgtatgaaaagaaaataaataaaagagggAGGGAATCTTGAATCAGATGAAAATTGAAGGATGTAATTTCTTAAGCCAACTTCTTTCATTATAACTTGTAATGAAATGTCAAAAAATCAATACATAATTCTTCTACTGTGATAAAATTTAATTACGTTGCAGGTCTAAGGTAGGAATGTTAACTTTTCTGTAGTCAGCAGCTTcaataataattaataacaatCCAGGTAACATGACATTAGCCATATGCCcacatttatattaaaaaaagcaacccaCACACACAACCATCAAAGCACATGGACAccaactggattttttttgggcGGGAGGAGGAGTTCTGTACTCTAGTGCCAGTTATTTAGACAGGAGTATTTATTTCTCCCAATAAAACTCTTCAATGCTGCTTTGAATTTTAccccatttatttattttggctCAGTTATATTAAACTTTAATATTACCAGATGCTATATAAGAGGAAGAGGATGACAATTCCTCAGTGCTGTGAGTGTTATGTCGTTAAACTTTGTGCTAGAGAATTTGCAGAATACAACTAACCAATTAAAGATGATGTATTTACAAAACAGTTAGATTCCATGTGTATTTAATCTGTAATAGTGTTTAGGTCTTCTGGTGCTGAGgaagaatttgttttaaaatgagtGCTGCTCTGGCTGTTATTGGCAGAACTAATTGTGGCTTTTTCAGCTGACGATGAAATACTCAAGATTGAGCCATGCTGGGTCATTGTGTTTGTGCTGAAGGGAGAGTATTCTTTTATTCACTGTGGAATTAGAGAGGCTTGAAACATAACTTGTGCCATGCCTTAGGAATGGGTCCCAAGTGGAACAAAAGACCTTTATAATTGTCTTTACAGTTGTACAGATAAAACAGAGAAGAGTGTCTCTTAATGATTGTTGCAGACCACATCCCTCTAACACAGGGGATCCTCTGAAGTTCTTCCACAGGGCAAACCCATCTGTTGTCTTGACTCACTCTCTATTCAGAATGTTCAAACTGCTGTAGTTAGACCAACAGAGCATGTTTCTGAAAGCCcataattatatttaaatgatAGCCTTGAAGCGACTACTGAGTAAACATGTTGTTAAGCAATCAACCACAAAGCATGCAGAACAGCTATCATAGATTTCAGAATGGAAGTTTACTTACTGTTtacatggatttattttttcttttctctttctctttctctctttctctttctctttctctttctctctttctctttctctttctctctctctctttctctctctctctttctctttctctctttctctttctctctttctctctttctctctttctctctctctctttctctctctctctttctctctctctctttctctctctctttctctctctctctttctctctctctctttctctctctctctctctttctctctctctctttctctctctctctttctctctctctctttctctctctctctttctctctctctctttcttctgctgttctGCATAGATGTCTGGCCATTGCCCTTACTTCAGTGGACAATCCACAAGCAACCAGAAGTTAAACCTGACTGAACTATGTTGTTCCAAATGCTTTGACAGGAAAGCTGGAGGCTCACAGTAGTGGTCCTCCTTTTAATAAGGGAAACTAATTTGAACCCCTGGGACCATTTGACTTTTAACACATTTTTCAGTAATGTAAAATTCTTTTAGGCAAcgtagattttttttttttggtgatccTATGCTTGGCTATTCCTTGGCTTTGTGAAGTTGCCATGTATAAGACACTAGTGTGGATAAACCCTTGAGCACTGAGGGCAGACTCATCCCCAGAGAGCACATTCAGAGGGTACTGCACTCCAGGGGTTAGCAGAGTTTGTAGCAAGGCCTTCTGCTTTCTGTCCAGGAGGCTGTTTGTTTATCAAGGCAAAGGAACCTAAGTAACCTCCCTGCACCTTTGCAGTTGTCAATGCTATGAAATCCAGTGAAAATATTAAAgattgttattgttgttgttaagGTATGGACACTATGTAGAAGGGACCGGCTCAGTTCTGCAGACAGCAGTAGATGTACAGGTAAGTGTGTAGTCTAACATATTAGAATGTCTTGTTTTAAAACTCGAGACTTGTTTCAAAGCTTGgtgttttttctgtcttctccttTGTTATTCTGaatattataagaaaaaaaattttaaatatacattttatgGCAACTGAGTTTCTAATTGGTTTGCTTTGTGTTCCTAGACAGCCCTTCGTTTAGACGAAAATTATATCTATGTCTCTCTGTAAGGAGATTATGAGGTGCTATTTTATTATCTGTCATGTCGTACAGAGGTTTCACAGGGGTATgtgaaaaccttaaaaattgCTAGTTCTATGGAGAACCTACAGTAGTACAGTGTTATGAACCAAGGGCTGGTTTTTGTACGCATGCAATTCAGTAAATACTGTCAGATGTTTATCATGtttgaatttcaaaattattaatcTGTGCAGGGTATTCGGAAAAGTTCTACTGCTGATACTAAGTCCATGACCAAGTGGTATTTAGGCATTAGGGAAGGTAATAAAAGCACTGGTTAATCAGTAATCAAAGATACTTTTCACAAAGCCTGTGTTATACACAAGCCCTTCCTCCTGCACTTCTGTGCTGTTCACTAATATTGTAGGGCATTTCTAAGCATAAGAGGAATGCTGCTCTGGAATTCTGGATAATCTCAAAGTGAGTGTATTAAAACAGCTGCATCCACACAGCTTAATTTGTATGAGTGGTCTGTTATTGAGTTCTATTgaatcattgtcctttgccatTAACAAATGTTTATTCTTTGATTGCCCCACTAAGAAATGGTATAGCTTGGAACTGGAGGAAGAAATTTTGAATGTCCTTATGGCAACAttgatttctttcttgaaaGTCCATGTGTTAGATGTTGGCTGCAAAAACAGAATGCAAGTTACACTTTCAAGCAAAACATGCATTTGTCTTTGTCACTTTTATAATCAAATATTCTATTAAGGTGTGACTGTAAATTTTATGTAGTTGGCCTGCGTCAGTCATATTTCTTGGTTTTGATATTCTTCATAGCTTGAATCAGTATTTAAATGCATTGATGAGTTACCAGAAGAGGAGAAGCTTATGAAATTGTCAACACTAAAACTGAGGTACTTTACCCCAAGAGAAATAGCAAATCTTCATGGATTCCCTTCAGAATTTGGTATGTGCTGCAAAATAACCACTTCTACATTATTCGTCAGAAATgccaatgtatttttttttttttttactgggaCTAATCCaatctttttattttgcatttttttcagattgCTTGGTTCTTATGATTGAATGATTCTTGTTGTTTGGCTGACTGAATTTCTCTAAATTTCCACtagtttttttcatgttttttaagAGTCAGCTTCGGTGATGAGGTTCATCTCCTTAAGCTAAGAAGAAGGTTTTGGCATGCAAAATGCTCTGTTAGTGAAGCGCAATGAAGGAATACTTTTGTTTAAAGTTTAAACTATTTACTCAGCAGCCAATGTTACTCACAACTGTGGTAAATCAACATTTACCAGCTTAGGAAGTCTATTTGTGGTTCTCAGTGCTTGAGCTGCTTGCTTTCTCCCTTCCACACATTTACAGCTGCTGACAGGGAATTTCAGATGATACAGATAGTTCTTTGTTGAGGAGTAACCAATCTATTAAGCCATCTCTGTTTTGTAGAAAAGGAAGCCCTTGGTCAGTAACTTCATTTTCTTagtgggtttttctttttttgaaagaagGAGTCAAGGAACAAGACTCAGCACTGTTGGTACACTGGATACACATCAAGAATTAAACCTGAAGTAAATTAATCGGAATTCTCCTTGTAAAAAAGGGCAAGCAGGAAAGTGTAGCAGTTACTATCTGCTAAGAAACTGTCAGCTGACAGTCATTTGACAAATCAGATTTGTTGTCACTCAGCAACAAAAGCATCCTTGGAATCATGGAAGAGTTTGTGTttgaagagaccttaaagatcatgtaTTTCCAACTCCCTTCCACCAAACCAGATTGCTCAAAGAATAAGACAGCATTGACCTTcagtagttttattttgttttgacttCCTCAGTGACTTAGAGTTCTGAGAAATGTGATTTGTTTCTGTGTATTTCACAGTTTTAgttgttttttcatttattacttTTTGTATTTGAAATTGTTACGTTTGGAGAACATTATCAAGGTTGCACAGTGAAACTAGAGTTGCCAGCACTAAGTACAAGCACAAGTGTGTAGTGTGTTGTTACATACCAACATGCAATGTTTTTTCACAGCCTCTTCTTTAATGGATCTGTTCTGTTTGAAGACAGCCTTTTAGCACTGTTCCATATTCATGTAGGCTGATGTCAAGATCCTTGAACTTAACAGAGCTGGACTGGGCTTGTATAGGCTTATCATGCTGCTCAAGGTCTCTTTTGAGTACAAAATTGaccattttctggttttgtttttcttttttttttttttaaatacagctaGAGTTTTTCCACTGTTAAATCAGTCTCTGCAAACATTACCGAGAGGTGCAATAGGGTTAATGTTGCTTGTATTTTACAAAGGGAGAACTGAGACAGTGGAGAAATTTGTTTGGAAGACTCCATTACTTCGGGGTGAGCAGTTTGCAAGACCTGACTTTTATAATTTCATAGTGCTTTGTGTTCAGCATTCATCTGCAGGGACACCTGTGTGGTTCAGTATTTTTGCAAACCAGAACTGAACTCTGAAGACAAGTtaggcttccaaatttgagggTCATCCAGATCACCATGTACAATGTGTTCGTTTAGCagacttgtcttttttttttggttggaaTTCCACCTCCA encodes:
- the TRDMT1 gene encoding tRNA (cytosine(38)-C(5))-methyltransferase isoform X3; amino-acid sequence: MAALRVLELYSGIGGMHQALRESCTYAEVVAAVDVNTLANDVYKYNFPSTPLWAKTIEGITLKEFDRLSFDMILMSPPCQPFTRIGLQGDVSDPRTKSFLYILSILPRLQKLPKYLLLENVKGFESSSARNELLQTLTTCGFKYQEFLLSPTCLGIPNSRLRYFLIAKLHQEPFPFQAPGQILTSFPDQDPEDLLKEEVAGKVGENSSSLSSEEKNLGPNIGPDCSSKKSLPKEAFLFKLETVEEMERKHNQDNDSSIQMLKDFLEEENEEMSQYFLPPKSLLRYAFLLDIVEPTCRRSTYGHYVEGTGSVLQTAVDVQLESVFKCIDELPEEEKLMKLSTLKLRYFTPREIANLHGFPSEFGFPEKVTVKQCYRLLGNSLNVHVVAKLISILLE
- the TRDMT1 gene encoding tRNA (cytosine(38)-C(5))-methyltransferase isoform X1 translates to MAALRVLELYSGIGGMHQALRESCTYAEVVAAVDVNTLANDVYKYNFPSTPLWAKTIEGITLKEFDRLSFDMILMSPPCQPFTRIGLQGDVSDPRTKSFLYILSILPRLQKLPKYLLLENVKGFESSSARNELLQTLTTCGFKYQEFLLSPTCLGIPNSRLRYFLIAKLHQEPFPFQAPGQILTSFPDQDPEDLLKEEVAGKVGENSSSLSSEEKNLGPNIGPDCSSKKSLPKEAFLFKLETVEEMERKHNQDNDSSIQMLKDFLEEENEEMSQYFLPPKSLLRYAFLLDIVEPTCRRSTCFTKGYGHYVEGTGSVLQTAVDVQLESVFKCIDELPEEEKLMKLSTLKLRYFTPREIANLHGFPSEFGMCCKITTSTLFVRNANVFFFFFTGTNPIFLFCIFFRLLGSYD
- the TRDMT1 gene encoding tRNA (cytosine(38)-C(5))-methyltransferase isoform X4, which translates into the protein MAALRVLELYSGIGGMHQALRESCTYAEVVAAVDVNTLANDVYKYNFPSTPLWAKTIEGITLKEFDRLSFDMILMSPPCQPFTRLQKLPKYLLLENVKGFESSSARNELLQTLTTCGFKYQEFLLSPTCLGIPNSRLRYFLIAKLHQEPFPFQAPGQILTSFPDQDPEDLLKEEVAGKVGENSSSLSSEEKNLGPNIGPDCSSKKSLPKEAFLFKLETVEEMERKHNQDNDSSIQMLKDFLEEENEEMSQYFLPPKSLLRYAFLLDIVEPTCRRSTCFTKGYGHYVEGTGSVLQTAVDVQLESVFKCIDELPEEEKLMKLSTLKLRYFTPREIANLHGFPSEFGMCCKITTSTLFVRNANVFFFFFTGTNPIFLFCIFFRLLGSYD
- the TRDMT1 gene encoding tRNA (cytosine(38)-C(5))-methyltransferase isoform X5: MAALRVLELYSGIGGMHQALRESCTYAEVVAAVDVNTLANDVYKYNFPSTPLWAKTIEGITLKEFDRLSFDMILMSPPCQPFTRIGLQGDVSDPRTKSFLYILSILPRLQKLPKYLLLENVKGFESSSARNELLQTLTTCGFKYQEFLLSPTCILTSFPDQDPEDLLKEEVAGKVGENSSSLSSEEKNLGPNIGPDCSSKKSLPKEAFLFKLETVEEMERKHNQDNDSSIQMLKDFLEEENEEMSQYFLPPKSLLRYAFLLDIVEPTCRRSTCFTKGYGHYVEGTGSVLQTAVDVQLESVFKCIDELPEEEKLMKLSTLKLRYFTPREIANLHGFPSEFGMCCKITTSTLFVRNANVFFFFFTGTNPIFLFCIFFRLLGSYD
- the TRDMT1 gene encoding tRNA (cytosine(38)-C(5))-methyltransferase isoform X2, which gives rise to MAALRVLELYSGIGGMHQALRESCTYAEVVAAVDVNTLANDVYKYNFPSTPLWAKTIEGITLKEFDRLSFDMILMSPPCQPFTRIGLQGDVSDPRTKSFLYILSILPRLQKLPKYLLLENVKGFESSSARNELLQTLTTCGFKYQEFLLSPTCLGIPNSRLRYFLIAKLHQEPFPFQAPGQILTSFPDQDPEDLLKEEVAGKVGENSSSLSSEEKNLGPNIGPDCSSKKSLPKEAFLFKLETVEEMERKHNQDNDSSIQMLKDFLEEENEEMSQYFLPPKSLLRYAFLLDIVEPTCRRSTCFTKGYGHYVEGTGSVLQTAVDVQLESVFKCIDELPEEEKLMKLSTLKLRYFTPREIANLHGFPSEFGFPEKVTVKQCYRLLGNSLNVHVVAKLISILLE
- the TRDMT1 gene encoding tRNA (cytosine(38)-C(5))-methyltransferase isoform X7, producing the protein MILMSPPCQPFTRIGLQGDVSDPRTKSFLYILSILPRLQKLPKYLLLENVKGFESSSARNELLQTLTTCGFKYQEFLLSPTCLGIPNSRLRYFLIAKLHQEPFPFQAPGQILTSFPDQDPEDLLKEEVAGKVGENSSSLSSEEKNLGPNIGPDCSSKKSLPKEAFLFKLETVEEMERKHNQDNDSSIQMLKDFLEEENEEMSQYFLPPKSLLRYAFLLDIVEPTCRRSTCFTKGYGHYVEGTGSVLQTAVDVQLESVFKCIDELPEEEKLMKLSTLKLRYFTPREIANLHGFPSEFGMCCKITTSTLFVRNANVFFFFFTGTNPIFLFCIFFRLLGSYD